Proteins from a single region of Primulina tabacum isolate GXHZ01 chromosome 5, ASM2559414v2, whole genome shotgun sequence:
- the LOC142546957 gene encoding protein SEMI-ROLLED LEAF 2-like isoform X1, which produces MGVISRKLFPACESMCVCCPALRSRSRQPVKRYKKLLAEIFPKSPAGRPNDRKIAKLCEYAVKNPFRIPKIAKYLEERCLKELQNGHLISVSIVAEIYKKLLQVCTEQVAYFAVNLLNVINELMDDAIQEDVLIIGCQTLSTFIYSQVNGTYARNIENLVEKVCLLADVRQKQKLRAASLQCLSAMVWFMAELSQIFVNLDKIVHIILDNFEMEQNEEDDEGRNAHHYWVDEVSRCEGRVAPGVGGDCSPCHSIIRSRPEKKDPSLLTREEVEMPKIWAQICIQRLVDLAKESTTMRLVLDPMFIYFDNGRHWGPNNGLALNVLSDMSHFVENPGNQQSILAGVVRHLDHKNIAHDPDTKCNVIMTATCLTRQISSEFLISDLGFVSDLCRHLRKSCQATAESVEEQELNLNTMLQTSIENCLWEIVRGIVDVRPLFDVMAITLEKLPSVKTVAHAAVSSLIILAHVISLASIHVHSQKTFPEALLVQLLKVMSYSDVEIRVGGHQIFCILLTPSFPHKRNGIFNHPRRWQSKHASTFASITSLLKRLREENYGAKVNQGSEKDDFKHVDEVDEEWKHGWSHKNSPNVHIISSFFDRANRPPSLPETEQSFLHCNEDQIVQLLSALWIQFNLPNNLPANVEAITHSFYLILVSSHLKISNDTLVLRFFQLPISLRKLALDSNNGSLSPVYQRMLLVSSTSMLMFTAKLYRIADSHVLFNMLLENDVDPFIGISDGYQVYLKPQVEVKDYGSASDNDEASSILTKLRDKAYESDKLVFGMLSDSLSGITKFVTEDVADQLSEEFVPEEAFMFGQKSILDIDYIQTAAHAKGSPSFDGEFSVNSLVDDDAVSISSVVDISSFISKAPPSASPSMSHIVSIGKLLESALEVAGQVAGTSVSTSPLPYSTMTNQCEAFGTDTRKKLSDWLIHDNQYAKASDTVLTSFPANGLSAVDKISSYEHDRGATQPMNPWLALKLPPASPFDNFLRAARG; this is translated from the exons ATGGGTGTTATTTCCCGCAAGTTGTTCCCGGCCTGTGAGAGCATGTGTGTGTGCTGCCCTGCTCTAAGGTCAAGGTCTCGGCAGCCTGTTAAGCGGTACAAGAAATTGCTTGCTGAAATATTTCCTAAATCACCA GCTGGCCGTCCAAATGACCGGAAAATTGCAAAGCTATGTGAATATGCTGTCAAAAATCCATTCCGAATTCCAAAG ATTGCTAAATATCTCGAAGAAAGGTGTCTTAAAGAACTGCAAAATGGTCACCTTATATCTGTCAGTATCGTTGCGGAAATATACAAAAAATTACTTCAAGTTTGTACCGAGCAAGT AGCATATTTTGCTGTTAATTTGTTGAATGTAATAAACGAACTAATGGATGACGCCATACAAGAAGATGTCCTAATAATTGGATGCCAAACGCTGTCTACTTTTATATACAGCCAG GTAAATGGAACTTACGCTCGTAATATTGAAAATTTAGTGGAAAAAGTATGCTTGCTGGCTGATGTGCGTCAAAAGCAAAAGTTGAGGGCAGCAAGCTTGCAGTGCCTCTCTGCCATG GTCTGGTTCATGGCAGAGTTATCTCAGATATTCGTTAATCTTGACAAG ATTGTGCACATTATTCTTGATAACTTTGAGATGGAACAAAATGAAGAAGATGACGAGGGAAGGAATGCACATCATTATTGGGTGGATGAGGTGTCAAGATGTGAGGGAAGAGTTGCTCCTGGAGTTGGTGGCGACTGTAGTCCTTGTCACTCAATCATAAGATCACGACCAGAGAAGAAAGATCCTTCTCTGCTAACAAG AGAAGAGGTTGAGATGCCAAAAATATGGGCGCAAATATGTATTCAGAGGTTGGTTGATCTGGCGAAGGAGAGTACGACAATGCGGCTAGTATTGGATCCAATGTTCATTTATTTTGATAATGGGAGGCACTGGGGTCCAAATAATGGTTTGGCACTCAATGTTCTTTCTGATATGTCTCACTTTGTGGAAAATCCAG GGAACCAACAATCAATTTTAGCTGGTGTGGTTCGACATTTAGACCACAAGAACATAGCACACGATCCCGATACCAAGTGCAACGTTATCATGACTGCGACCTGTTTGACTCGACAAATAAGTTCGGAATTTTTGATTTCTGATTTGGGATTTGTTAGTGACCTCTGCCGACACCTGCGCAAAAGCTGTCAAGCAACAGCTGAATCAGTTGAAGAGCAAGAGCTGAACTTGAATACCATGCTTCAAACTTCCATAGAAAATTGCTTGTGGGAAATCGTGAGAGGG ATTGTTGATGTGCGGCCCTTGTTTGATGTCATGGCAATCACACTAGAGAAGCTTCCATCAGTAAAAACTGTTGCACATGCAGCTGTTTCATCACTGATAATCCTTGCTCATGTGATTTCCTTAGCATCTATACATGTTCACTCACAGAAG ACGTTTCCAGAGGCACTTCTTGTTCAACTTTTGAAAGTCATGTCTTATTCGGACGTTGAAATACGTGTCGGAGGGCATCAGATATTTTGTATTCTTCTCACTCCGAGTTTTCCCCATAAGAGaaatggtatttttaatcatcctAGGAGATGGCAGTCCAAACATGCATCGACATTTGCCTCAATTACTAGCCTTCTGAAGAGGCTCCGTGAAGAAAATTATGGTGCTAAAGTGAATCAAGGAAGTGAAAAGGATGATTTTAAGCATGTGGATGAAGTTGATGAAGAGTGGAAGCATGGGTGGTCCCACAAGAATTCTCCTAATGTTCATATTATTAGCAGCTTTTTCGACCGGGCCAATAGACCACCTAGCTTGCCTGAGACT GAACAATCTTTTTTGCACTGCAACGAGGACCAAATAGTACAATTGCTGTCTGCTTTGTGGATACAGTTTAACCTTCCGAATAATCTACCAGCAAATGTTGAAGCCATAACTCATTCCTTCTATTTAATACTTGTTTCTTCGCATCTCAAG ATCTCCAACGATACTTTAGTACTCCGATTCTTTCAGCTTCCCATCTCACTCAGAAAGTTGGCCTTGGACTCCAATAATG GTTCTTTATCTCCTGTATACCAGCGAATGCTTCTTGTATCATCGACTTCAATGTTGATGTTTACTGCAAAGTTGTATCGCATTGCTGACTCCCACGTTTTATTCAATATGTTACTGGAGAATGAT GTTGATCCATTTATTGGCATCAGTGATGGCTATCAAGTTTATCTAAAGCCACAAGTTGAAGTGAAAGATTATGGTTCCGCTTCAGACAATGATGAAGCTTCATCGATTCTCACTAAACTGCGGGACAAAGCCTACGAATCTGACAAACTTGTGTTTGGCATGTTATCTGATAGTTTATCTGGCATTACAAAG TTTGTGACTGAGGATGTAGCCGATCAACTATCTGAAGAATTTGTACCTGAAGAAGCTTTTATGTTTGGCCAAAAATCAATACTCGACATAGATTACATCCAAACAGCTGCACACGCCAAGGGATCGCCATCCTTCGACGGG GAATTTTCTGTGAATTCCTTGGTCGATGATGATGCTGTTAGCATATCTTCGGTTGTTGATATATCTAGCTTCATCTCGAAGGCACCACCATCTGCATCTCCGTCGATGTCTCATATTGTCAGCATCGGAAAATTACTTGAATCG GCACTCGAGGTTGCAGGTCAAGTTGCCGGAACATCTGTCTCCACCTCGCCACTTCCATACAGCACTATGACCAATCAGTGCGAAGCCTTTGGTACCGACACGCGGAAGAAGCTTTCTGATTGGTTGATCCATGATAATCAATACGCGAAAGCCAGTGATACGGTGCTTACTTCTTTTCCTGCAAATGGACTATCTGCAGTTGACAAG ATATCAAGCTATGAACACGATCGAGGTGCTACACAACCAATGAACCCATGGTTGGCTCTCAAATTACCTCCTGCCAGCCCATTCGACAATTTCCTCAGAGCTGCTCGTGGTTAA
- the LOC142546956 gene encoding LOW QUALITY PROTEIN: lon protease homolog 1, mitochondrial-like (The sequence of the model RefSeq protein was modified relative to this genomic sequence to represent the inferred CDS: inserted 1 base in 1 codon) codes for MLKVLTSCRFGPYLRRQVLSGDIVPPLLRALSSQRGQNGRSKHFYPRFFCSDSSDPVESAGAEATRVESAAGEEAVEGKSSSAIVPTVFRPEDCLTVIALPLPHRPLFPGFYMPIYVKDPKLLAALVESRKRQAPYAGAFLLKDEPGTEGSDSEKNIHDLKGKDLFDRLHEVGTLAQITSIQGDQIVLIGHRRLRITEMVSDDPLTVKIDHLKEKTYDKDDDILKXTSFEVISTLRDVLKTSSLWRDHVQTYTQHIGEFTYPRLADFGAAISGANKLQCQQVLEELDVHKRLKLTLELVKKEMEISKIQESIAKAIEEKISGEQRRYLLNEQLKAIKKELGLETDDKTALSAKFKERLDPKKEKIPSHVLQVIEEELTKLQLLEASSSEFNVTRNYLDWLTALPWGEYSDENFVVNQAQKILDEDHYGLTDVKERILEFIAVGKLRGTSQGKIICLSGPPGVGKTSIGRSIARALNRKFYRFSVGGLSDVAEIKGHRRTYIGAMPGKMVQCLKSVGTANPLVLIDEIDKLGRGHAGDPASAMLELLDPEQNANFLDHYLDVPIDLSKVLFVCTANVVEMIPNPLLDRMEVISIAGYITDEKMHIARDYLEKTTREACGIKPEQVEVTDSALLALIENYCREAGVRNLQKQIEKIYRKIALQLVRQGENIEPVVAQVDQPDKEMAESGTVSNETVEAEVVTTDSHSPDDQSPTSFDRSGTPEDTLEAEKVQESESSRTVEKVSVDTANLVDYVGKPVFHAERIYDQTPVGVVMGLAWTSMGGSTLYVETSLVEQGEGKGALSLTGQLGEVMKESAQIANTVARAILLEKDPENQFFANSKVHLHVPAGATPKDGPSAGCTMITSLLSLSMNKLVKKDLAMTGEVTLTRKILPIGGVKEKTIAARRSDVKTIVFPSANRRDFDELAPNVKEGLEVHFVDDYSQIYDLAFEEDRKT; via the exons ATGCTGAAGGTTCTCACCTCTTGCCGTTTCGGGCCGTACCTCCGGCGTCAGGTTCTTTCTGGAGATATCGTGCCCCCATTGCTCCGGGCGCTGAGTTCTCAGAGAGGGCAAAATGGGAGGAGCAAGCATTTTTACCCAAGGTTTTTCTGCTCTGATTCATCCGACCCGGTGGAGTCAGCCGGGGCAGAGGCTACGCGGGTGGAATCGGCAGCTGGAGAAGAGGCGGTGGAGGGGAAATCTTCGTCAGCTATCGTGCCTACTGTGTTCAGACCCGAAGATTGTTTAACT GTGATAGCATTACCACTGCCACATAGACCATTATTTCCTGGGTTTTATATGCCAATTTATGTCAAG GATCCAAAATTGTTAGCAGCTTTAGTAGAGAGTAGAAAACGGCAAGCCCCTTATGCTGGTGCTTTCCTCCTAAAAGATGAGCCAGGAACCGAGGGTTCAGATTCAGAAAAGAATATACACGACCTCAAAGgaaaagatttatttgatcgCCTTCATGAAGTTGGCACATTAGCTCAG ATAACAAGCATTCAAGGGGATCAGATAGTTCTTATTGGTCACAGGCGACTTAGAATAACAGAAATG GTCAGTGATGATCCTCTGACGGTCAAAATTGATCATCTCAAG GAAAAAACATATGACAAGGATGATGACATTCTGA CTACTTCATTTGAAGTTATATCTactttgagagatgttttgaaGACAAGTTCTCTTTGGCGTGATCACGTCCAAACTTACACCCAG CACATTGGGGAGTTTACATATCCAAGATTGGCTGATTTTGGAGCAGCAATATCAGGTGCAAATAAGTTACAATGCCAACAGGTGCTTGAGGAACTCGAT GTACATAAACGGCTAAAACTTACATTGGAATTGGTGAAGAAAGAGATGGAGATTAGCAAGATCCAG GAATCCATAGCTAAGGCTATTGAAGAAAAGATAAGTGGGGAGCAGCGCCGCTACTTGTTGAATGAACAGCTCAAGGCTATAAAGAAG GAATTGGGATTGGAGACTGATGACAAAACCGCCCTTTCTG CAAAGTTTAAGGAAAGGCTTGACCCAAAGAAGGAGAAAATCCCATCTCATGTTTTGCAAGTCATAGAAGAAGAGTTGACTAAATTACAACTCTTGGAAGCTAGTTCTAGTGAATTTAATGTGACACGCAATTATCTTGATTGGTTGACTGCATTGCCTTGGGGAGAATACAG TGACGAGAACTTTGTTGTAAATCAAGCACAAAAAATTCTGGATGAAGATCATTACGGATTGACAGATGTCAAAGAAAGAATATTGGAATTCATAGCAGTGGGAAAATTGAGAGGAACCTCGCAAG GGAAAATCATATGCCTGTCTGGTCCTCCTGGAGTGGGGAAAACAAGTATTGGTCGTTCAATTGCTCGGGCCTTGAACCGTAAATTTTACCGGTTCTCTGTTGGAGGTTTATCTGATGTTGCTGAAATCAAG GGGCATCGCCGAACCTATATTGGTGCCATGCCAGGGAAGATGGTGCAATGTCTAAAGAGTGTGGGAACAGCTAATCCTCTTGTTCTGATTGACGAGATAGACAAG CTGGGTAGAGGACATGCAGGTGATCCAGCAAGTGCAATGTTGGAACTTCTTGATCCAGAGCAGAATGCAAATTTTCTGGACCACTATCTTGATGTTCCCATTGATTTATCGAAG GTTTTGTTCGTCTGCACGGCAAATGTTGTGGAAATGATACCCAATCCTCTTTTGGATAGAATGGAAGTAATTTCCATTGCTGGTTATATAACTGATGAGAAAATGCACATTGCAAGAGATTATTTGGAGAAAACTACTCGAGAAGCTTGTGGCATCAAGCCAGAGCAG GTTGAGGTCACAGATTCTGCACTTCTTGCCTTAATTGAAAATTACTGCAGAGAGGCAGGAGTTCGAAATCTTCAAAAGCAAATCGAGAAGATATATAGAAAG ATTGCTCTGCAACTTGTGCGACAAGGAGAAAACATTGAACCTGTGGTTGCCCAAGTTGACCAACCTGACAAGGAAATGGCAGAATCTGGTACTGTGTCAAATGAAACTGTAGAAGCTGAAGTTGTAACCACGGATTCTCACTCCCCAGATGATCAAAGTCCAACTTCCTTTGATCGATCTGGTACTCCAGAG GATACCCTAGAAGCAGAAAAAGTTCAAGAAAGTGAATCGAGTAGAACAGTAGAAAAGGTTTCAGTTGACACAGCTAACCTTGTTGACTATGTTGGAAAGCCAGTTTTCCATGCCGAGCGCATATATGATCAGACTCCAGTTGGAGTTGTTATGGGTCTCGCGTGGACCTCAATGGGTGGCTCAACACTATATGTAGAAACCAGTCTGGTTGAGCAAGGTGAAGGTAAAGGGGCACTCAGTCTCACCGGGCAACTAGGAGAAGTCATGAAAGAAAGTGCTCAGATCGCAAACACTGTTGCGAGGGCCATATTGCTTGAGAAGGATCCGGAGAATCAGTTCTTTGCAAATTCGAAAGTTCATCTTCATGTTCCTGCCGGAGCTACTCCTAAGGATGGTCCTAGTGCTGGTTGCACCATGATTACATCTTTGCTGTCTCTTTCCATGAATAAACTTGTCAAAAAGGACCTTGCTATGACCGGAGAAGTCACATTGACGAGAAAAATTCTTCCTATAGGCGGG GTGAAGGAAAAAACTATTGCAGCAAGGCGTAGTGATGTAAAAACCATCGTATTTCCATCGGCAAACAGGAGAGATTTTGATGAGTTAGCACCTAACGTGAAAGAGGGCctcgaggtacattttgttGATGACTACAGTCAGATATATGATTTGGCTTTCGAGGAGGACCGGAAGACATAA
- the LOC142546957 gene encoding protein SEMI-ROLLED LEAF 2-like isoform X2, whose product MDDAIQEDVLIIGCQTLSTFIYSQVNGTYARNIENLVEKVCLLADVRQKQKLRAASLQCLSAMVWFMAELSQIFVNLDKIVHIILDNFEMEQNEEDDEGRNAHHYWVDEVSRCEGRVAPGVGGDCSPCHSIIRSRPEKKDPSLLTREEVEMPKIWAQICIQRLVDLAKESTTMRLVLDPMFIYFDNGRHWGPNNGLALNVLSDMSHFVENPGNQQSILAGVVRHLDHKNIAHDPDTKCNVIMTATCLTRQISSEFLISDLGFVSDLCRHLRKSCQATAESVEEQELNLNTMLQTSIENCLWEIVRGIVDVRPLFDVMAITLEKLPSVKTVAHAAVSSLIILAHVISLASIHVHSQKTFPEALLVQLLKVMSYSDVEIRVGGHQIFCILLTPSFPHKRNGIFNHPRRWQSKHASTFASITSLLKRLREENYGAKVNQGSEKDDFKHVDEVDEEWKHGWSHKNSPNVHIISSFFDRANRPPSLPETEQSFLHCNEDQIVQLLSALWIQFNLPNNLPANVEAITHSFYLILVSSHLKISNDTLVLRFFQLPISLRKLALDSNNGSLSPVYQRMLLVSSTSMLMFTAKLYRIADSHVLFNMLLENDVDPFIGISDGYQVYLKPQVEVKDYGSASDNDEASSILTKLRDKAYESDKLVFGMLSDSLSGITKFVTEDVADQLSEEFVPEEAFMFGQKSILDIDYIQTAAHAKGSPSFDGEFSVNSLVDDDAVSISSVVDISSFISKAPPSASPSMSHIVSIGKLLESALEVAGQVAGTSVSTSPLPYSTMTNQCEAFGTDTRKKLSDWLIHDNQYAKASDTVLTSFPANGLSAVDKISSYEHDRGATQPMNPWLALKLPPASPFDNFLRAARG is encoded by the exons ATGGATGACGCCATACAAGAAGATGTCCTAATAATTGGATGCCAAACGCTGTCTACTTTTATATACAGCCAG GTAAATGGAACTTACGCTCGTAATATTGAAAATTTAGTGGAAAAAGTATGCTTGCTGGCTGATGTGCGTCAAAAGCAAAAGTTGAGGGCAGCAAGCTTGCAGTGCCTCTCTGCCATG GTCTGGTTCATGGCAGAGTTATCTCAGATATTCGTTAATCTTGACAAG ATTGTGCACATTATTCTTGATAACTTTGAGATGGAACAAAATGAAGAAGATGACGAGGGAAGGAATGCACATCATTATTGGGTGGATGAGGTGTCAAGATGTGAGGGAAGAGTTGCTCCTGGAGTTGGTGGCGACTGTAGTCCTTGTCACTCAATCATAAGATCACGACCAGAGAAGAAAGATCCTTCTCTGCTAACAAG AGAAGAGGTTGAGATGCCAAAAATATGGGCGCAAATATGTATTCAGAGGTTGGTTGATCTGGCGAAGGAGAGTACGACAATGCGGCTAGTATTGGATCCAATGTTCATTTATTTTGATAATGGGAGGCACTGGGGTCCAAATAATGGTTTGGCACTCAATGTTCTTTCTGATATGTCTCACTTTGTGGAAAATCCAG GGAACCAACAATCAATTTTAGCTGGTGTGGTTCGACATTTAGACCACAAGAACATAGCACACGATCCCGATACCAAGTGCAACGTTATCATGACTGCGACCTGTTTGACTCGACAAATAAGTTCGGAATTTTTGATTTCTGATTTGGGATTTGTTAGTGACCTCTGCCGACACCTGCGCAAAAGCTGTCAAGCAACAGCTGAATCAGTTGAAGAGCAAGAGCTGAACTTGAATACCATGCTTCAAACTTCCATAGAAAATTGCTTGTGGGAAATCGTGAGAGGG ATTGTTGATGTGCGGCCCTTGTTTGATGTCATGGCAATCACACTAGAGAAGCTTCCATCAGTAAAAACTGTTGCACATGCAGCTGTTTCATCACTGATAATCCTTGCTCATGTGATTTCCTTAGCATCTATACATGTTCACTCACAGAAG ACGTTTCCAGAGGCACTTCTTGTTCAACTTTTGAAAGTCATGTCTTATTCGGACGTTGAAATACGTGTCGGAGGGCATCAGATATTTTGTATTCTTCTCACTCCGAGTTTTCCCCATAAGAGaaatggtatttttaatcatcctAGGAGATGGCAGTCCAAACATGCATCGACATTTGCCTCAATTACTAGCCTTCTGAAGAGGCTCCGTGAAGAAAATTATGGTGCTAAAGTGAATCAAGGAAGTGAAAAGGATGATTTTAAGCATGTGGATGAAGTTGATGAAGAGTGGAAGCATGGGTGGTCCCACAAGAATTCTCCTAATGTTCATATTATTAGCAGCTTTTTCGACCGGGCCAATAGACCACCTAGCTTGCCTGAGACT GAACAATCTTTTTTGCACTGCAACGAGGACCAAATAGTACAATTGCTGTCTGCTTTGTGGATACAGTTTAACCTTCCGAATAATCTACCAGCAAATGTTGAAGCCATAACTCATTCCTTCTATTTAATACTTGTTTCTTCGCATCTCAAG ATCTCCAACGATACTTTAGTACTCCGATTCTTTCAGCTTCCCATCTCACTCAGAAAGTTGGCCTTGGACTCCAATAATG GTTCTTTATCTCCTGTATACCAGCGAATGCTTCTTGTATCATCGACTTCAATGTTGATGTTTACTGCAAAGTTGTATCGCATTGCTGACTCCCACGTTTTATTCAATATGTTACTGGAGAATGAT GTTGATCCATTTATTGGCATCAGTGATGGCTATCAAGTTTATCTAAAGCCACAAGTTGAAGTGAAAGATTATGGTTCCGCTTCAGACAATGATGAAGCTTCATCGATTCTCACTAAACTGCGGGACAAAGCCTACGAATCTGACAAACTTGTGTTTGGCATGTTATCTGATAGTTTATCTGGCATTACAAAG TTTGTGACTGAGGATGTAGCCGATCAACTATCTGAAGAATTTGTACCTGAAGAAGCTTTTATGTTTGGCCAAAAATCAATACTCGACATAGATTACATCCAAACAGCTGCACACGCCAAGGGATCGCCATCCTTCGACGGG GAATTTTCTGTGAATTCCTTGGTCGATGATGATGCTGTTAGCATATCTTCGGTTGTTGATATATCTAGCTTCATCTCGAAGGCACCACCATCTGCATCTCCGTCGATGTCTCATATTGTCAGCATCGGAAAATTACTTGAATCG GCACTCGAGGTTGCAGGTCAAGTTGCCGGAACATCTGTCTCCACCTCGCCACTTCCATACAGCACTATGACCAATCAGTGCGAAGCCTTTGGTACCGACACGCGGAAGAAGCTTTCTGATTGGTTGATCCATGATAATCAATACGCGAAAGCCAGTGATACGGTGCTTACTTCTTTTCCTGCAAATGGACTATCTGCAGTTGACAAG ATATCAAGCTATGAACACGATCGAGGTGCTACACAACCAATGAACCCATGGTTGGCTCTCAAATTACCTCCTGCCAGCCCATTCGACAATTTCCTCAGAGCTGCTCGTGGTTAA